The genomic window GCGCTGAGATAGTCGCGGTCGCCGAGGTCCTCGAGCAGCATGAAACCCTCATGGGTGTCAGCGGCATGGATCACCGGGACATGCAGCCCCGCATCCGCCATCACGCCGCGAACCTGGCGGAACGCCTCGCAGGTGGCGGGCTGATCCGGCGCATCCATCACCACCCGCTCGCCCCACGGCGTGTCCAGGCGAAAATAGCGACGGTCACTGGCGTCTGCGCCCATCGACCGCGCCGCCCCGGGTGCCACGCCCTGGCTGCGCAGCCACTCGCCCATGCGCCGGCCGCGCGGGTCGAGCCGGTCAATAACCACGATTGCTGATGCTCCCCGCCCTGAATATTCTGAAGTCTATAGGGTACCCTTCCGTTTCCAAAGCGCTCCACCAACTGACTGGGACAACCGTTTCGTGCCGCGACACCAATCAACGCCACTCATTGCCATCGCCCTGGCGACAGCGCTCACCTGGTCCAACGCCACGCCAGCGGCCGATGGCCGCTGGGCGCTGTGCAGTGCGCCGCTGCTCGCGCCCATGGTCGATGCCCCCAGCGCAGCGCCGACAGCCAGCGGCGCGATCAACGTCACCGCCGATGAAGCCCGGGTATCCGGCTCGCCGCCGATCTACGCGTTCAGTGGCGATGTGCGCGTGCGAAAAGGCGAACAGCGCGTGCGCGGTGAGCGATTGCGCTACGACACCGGCGCGGGTGATCTGCAGGGCGAGGGGGGCGTCCAGTTACGCCAGCCCGGGGTACTGATCGATGCCGAGCGTGCCCGCTACTGGCTGGCGCCGGAGCGTGGCCACTTCGAAGGGGTCAGCGATTACCGCATTGCCGCGGGGCATCTCCAGGGCAGTGCCGAGCGCATTGTCCGTGAAGGTCCGACCCGCAGCCGCTATCAGGGCGTCACCCTGAGCACCTGTCTGCCCGAGCAGCCGTTCTGGACACTGCGCGCCGGCAGCGCCGACATCAACCGCGACACCCGCCAGGGACGGGCCCGCAATGCCGTGCTCTCGATCGGCCGCCTGCCGGTCTTCTATACCCCGTATCTTCAGTTCCCGGTGGGCAGCGAGCGGCTGACCGGTCTGCTCGCCCCTACGATCGGTCGATCCGACAGCAACGGGACCACGCTCTCGCTGCCCTGGTACTGGAATATCGCCCCGGACCAGGATGCGACGATCACGCCCACCTCCTACTGGAAACGCGGCGTACTGCTCGATACCGAGTATCGCTATCTCCAGGAATGGATCGAGGGCACGATCAGCGCCAGCTATCTGCCCTCGGACGATGTCTACGGCGCCGATCGCTGGGCGATCGATCAGACCCATGAGCTGCGTCTGGGCCGCTCGGTGCGCGGCGAACTCCGCCAGCAACGCACCAGTGATACGGCATTCAACGATGACTTCGGCAATGAATTCGACGATCGCTCGGCGGCATTCATGGAGAGCCGGGCGGAACTCTCCTGGGCCGACCGGGGGGTGCTGGCCTCGATCGACGCCCAGTCATGGCAGCGCGTCGACGACGGACCGTCATCGCCCTATGCGCGTCGACCGCGGGTGCAGCTGGGCTATGATCCGATCGCGGGCCTGGGCCCCATCCAGTTCGACATCGCATCGGAGTACACCGACTTTTACAACGCCGATGCCACGCGCGAGCAGGGCATCGAATACAACATCGCCCCACGGGTGTCCGTGCCGATCAAAAGGCTCGCCTACCGGTTCGAGCCCGCGGTCGCGTTCCAGCACTCCGGTTATGACCTCACCAGCGCCGATGGCGATGACGACTCGCCGAGTGCGTCGGTGCCGATCTACACCGCCGACGCCCGGGTGTTCTTCGAGCGACCTGACACCCTCTTCCAGGGCGTCTACCAGACCCTCGAGCCCCGCGTCCTCTATCGCCATGTGCCCGACCGCGATCAGGATCAGCTCCCGGATTTCGGGAGCGCGTCGACAACCGGCAACTTCTCGAGGCTTTTCCGGGCAACGGCATTCAACAACGATCACACCGAACAGGCGAGTGTCGGCGTGACGAGCCGATACATCGACGAGCGCACGGGCAGGGAGTACCTGCGCGCGTCCCTTGGCCAGACGTTCTTTTTCCATGACGACGCCGAGCGCGACCGGTCGGATTACATCACCGAGCTGCGTCTGTCGCTGCCCCGCGGATTCGAGATCGACGCGGACTATCGCTGGGACCCGGACAACGCGGATACCAACAAACTGCGGACGCTGCTGCGGTGGCGGGGGAGCGATCAGGCCGCTGTCAATCTGTCACTGAGACGCGAAAAGACCGATGGCGTGACCGACCGGAATCAGGTCAGCGCCTCCCTGGCGGTGCCGATCACCGCCGCATGGCGGGGCTTCGCAGGGGCCCGGGAAGATCTGGAGACGCGGCAGACACTCGAGACGTTTTTCGGCTTCGAGCAATCCGGCTGCTGCCACTCGTTCCGTTTCATTGTGAGCGAGGAAAGGCTTCGCAACGTCGATCCAGGCCAACCCTCACTGGATCAGGCGATCATGCTCGAACTCGAGCTCAAGGGTCTGGGCGGTATCGGTGATAGAATCCGACCTTTCCTCGACGCCGAAATCGACGGCTACAACCCAAGGCATTGAGATCAATGATGAGAACGCTGCTTGCCACCCTGCTGCTGGTTTTCGTGCAGACCGTTCAGGCGGAGGAGGTGCTGCTCGAGCGCATCGTCGCGCTGGTCAACGATGACGTCGTGCTCAGCTCCGAGTTCGAGGCCGAACTCGCCTCGGTGCGGCAGAACCTCGAACAGCGGGATGTGCAGATGCCACCCGCCTCCGAGCTCCGGCAGCAGGTGCTGGACCGGCTGATCGTCCAGACCCTGCAGCTGAATGTCGCTGAGCGCCAGGGTGTCCGCATCGACTCGGCGACGCTGGACGCTGCCGTGCGGCGGATCGCGGAGCGCAACCGTCTCACCCTGCCCCAGCTTCGCGACGCGCTCGCCGAGCGCGGGTTGGATATGGCGGCGTTTCGGGATCAGCTGCGTCGGGACATCATCACGCGGCGACTGCGCCAGCAGGTCATGAACCAGCGGGTGGATGTCACCGAGCAGGAAATCCGGCAGTTCATCGAGCGCAACCGCAGCCTCGATCGCGACTACCGCCTCTCGCAGATCCTCATCAGTGTGCCCGAGGCGGCCTCGGCGGATGCCATCGAGGACGCGCGCGACGAGGCGCAGGCGGTCAGCGAGCGTCTTGACGACGGGGAGTCCTTTGCCCGTGTCGCCACAGCCGCCTCCGATGCCCGCAATGCCCTCGAGGGCGGCGACCTCGGCTGGGTGCCGGCGTCGCAGCTGCCAACGGCCGCCGCGGACGCCATCCGTGAGCTTGAACCGGGCGAGCGGACGGCGCTGCTGCGCACGCCGGCCGGATTCCAGATCTATCAGCTCGAGGAGACCCGCGGCAGCGGTCAGAAAATCGTCGAGCAGGCCAAAGTCCGGCATATCCTCATTCAGCCCAACGAGGTCGTCACCAATGAGGATGCCCGACTGCGTCTCCAGTCGTTGCGCAGTCGCCTTCAGGCCGGCGGGGATTTCGCCGATCTGGCGCGCGCCAACTCCGACGATCCGAACTCGGCGGGCGACGGCGGTGAGCTGGGCTGGATCGATCCCGCCAACCTGCCCGAGTCGTTCCGAAGCGCTGTGAATCGCCTTGAAACCGGTGAAGTCAGCGAGATCTTCCGCACCCGTGGCGGCTGGCATATCGCCGAGGTCATCGACCGGCGCGAGCGTGACACCAGCGAGACCATCGCCCGCGAGGAGGCCGAACAAGCCATCCGGGAGCGCAAGAGTGAGGAGGAAACCGAGCTCTGGCTGCGCGAACTGCGGGAAGAGGCCTACATCGAAAAGCGGCTCGAGAACGGCTGATGACCGAGCGGCCATGCATCGCGATCACCCCGGGTGAGCCGGCCGGTATCGGCCCGGAACTGGTCACACGGCTCAGTGATGCCTTCCCGCAGGCTCGGCTCGTCGCCATCGGTGACCCTGCGCTGCTGCCGGCCACCGACAACCTGGAGGTGCGGGCGGTCCGGACCGCGGCACCGGTGACGCCGGGCTTGCTCGATCCGCGTAACGCGGCGTATGTCCTGGAAACCCTGCGTACCGCCGTCAGCGGCTGTCAGGATGGCAGCTTTCAGGCGATGGTCACCGGCCCGGTCCACAAGGGAGTGATCAACGAAGCCGGCCATCCGTTCAGCGGTCATACCGAGTACCTGGCGGCGCTGACCGCTGCGCCGATGCCCGTGATGATGCTCGCGGCCGGTTCACTGCGCGTCGCGCTTGCCACGACCCACCTGCCGTTGCGGGACGTGGCCGATGCCATCACCCCCGAGCGTCTGGACACGATCCTGCGGATCATCGACCACGACCTGCGCCGCTTCTATGCCATCGA from Spiribacter curvatus includes these protein-coding regions:
- a CDS encoding LPS-assembly protein LptD, coding for MPRHQSTPLIAIALATALTWSNATPAADGRWALCSAPLLAPMVDAPSAAPTASGAINVTADEARVSGSPPIYAFSGDVRVRKGEQRVRGERLRYDTGAGDLQGEGGVQLRQPGVLIDAERARYWLAPERGHFEGVSDYRIAAGHLQGSAERIVREGPTRSRYQGVTLSTCLPEQPFWTLRAGSADINRDTRQGRARNAVLSIGRLPVFYTPYLQFPVGSERLTGLLAPTIGRSDSNGTTLSLPWYWNIAPDQDATITPTSYWKRGVLLDTEYRYLQEWIEGTISASYLPSDDVYGADRWAIDQTHELRLGRSVRGELRQQRTSDTAFNDDFGNEFDDRSAAFMESRAELSWADRGVLASIDAQSWQRVDDGPSSPYARRPRVQLGYDPIAGLGPIQFDIASEYTDFYNADATREQGIEYNIAPRVSVPIKRLAYRFEPAVAFQHSGYDLTSADGDDDSPSASVPIYTADARVFFERPDTLFQGVYQTLEPRVLYRHVPDRDQDQLPDFGSASTTGNFSRLFRATAFNNDHTEQASVGVTSRYIDERTGREYLRASLGQTFFFHDDAERDRSDYITELRLSLPRGFEIDADYRWDPDNADTNKLRTLLRWRGSDQAAVNLSLRREKTDGVTDRNQVSASLAVPITAAWRGFAGAREDLETRQTLETFFGFEQSGCCHSFRFIVSEERLRNVDPGQPSLDQAIMLELELKGLGGIGDRIRPFLDAEIDGYNPRH
- a CDS encoding peptidylprolyl isomerase, which gives rise to MMRTLLATLLLVFVQTVQAEEVLLERIVALVNDDVVLSSEFEAELASVRQNLEQRDVQMPPASELRQQVLDRLIVQTLQLNVAERQGVRIDSATLDAAVRRIAERNRLTLPQLRDALAERGLDMAAFRDQLRRDIITRRLRQQVMNQRVDVTEQEIRQFIERNRSLDRDYRLSQILISVPEAASADAIEDARDEAQAVSERLDDGESFARVATAASDARNALEGGDLGWVPASQLPTAAADAIRELEPGERTALLRTPAGFQIYQLEETRGSGQKIVEQAKVRHILIQPNEVVTNEDARLRLQSLRSRLQAGGDFADLARANSDDPNSAGDGGELGWIDPANLPESFRSAVNRLETGEVSEIFRTRGGWHIAEVIDRRERDTSETIAREEAEQAIRERKSEEETELWLRELREEAYIEKRLENG
- the pdxA gene encoding 4-hydroxythreonine-4-phosphate dehydrogenase PdxA, translating into MTERPCIAITPGEPAGIGPELVTRLSDAFPQARLVAIGDPALLPATDNLEVRAVRTAAPVTPGLLDPRNAAYVLETLRTAVSGCQDGSFQAMVTGPVHKGVINEAGHPFSGHTEYLAALTAAPMPVMMLAAGSLRVALATTHLPLRDVADAITPERLDTILRIIDHDLRRFYAIERPHILVAGLNPHAGESGHMGREEIEMITPVIERLRDAGLNLTGPLPADTLFTPGRLDGADAVLAMYHDQGLPVLKHVGFGHAVNITLGLPIIRTSVDHGTALDLAGRGVADTGSMRAAIHEAIAMGQRGR